ATGTAGGATGTTGCTTTGGAAGCACAAGAATATGTTCACAAAATGTCCAGCAGGTTTGTGTATTAATTCTGgaaggtgtatatatatatatatatatatatatatatatgccagtGTTCACCAGCCCTGCTAGATTAAGATCCAGCAAAGATTTATATTCGCGCAGCTCGATTTATAATCCATTCTATTAGGGGACGGTCGGCTTTGTAATATAGATTCAttacttaaataataaataggcTCGTTATCATAGTCCTATAATGGAAACAGATTGATCTTAGTCCTGTCTCATACCATTTTGAACGATGTGAAAGATCAAAAATGTTACTAATGTGTCCCATCGCATGCAATGTTAGAGTCTTGCAGTGTGCCCCCCTCGTGCTTTTAGTCCATTCGATttcagcattacatttattttggttaaCAAATACAGTCATGCACAAGAGTATCTGTGGGTCACCTGTAAAGTGTCCGTTCTGCAGGTGGAAGCTGGCCAGTGTTAGGGGTGAACCCAGTTCCTGTTCACCTTGTAGCTACTAACGTCTCCTCTTGCCTTGTGCTTGCCGTGTGATTTACAGGAGAAGAAGGAGCAAGCAATGTGCGTTATCCCTGTCGTCACCTCTCTGAAGGAGGAGGAGCGGCTGATCCAGGCGTGCTCCAAGGTAAGGAAGTTTGTCCTTGATGGTTCGGATACCGCCTGGATGATTGCCGAACTGCCCGTACGAGAATCTTCTTTTACAGCCAAGGCTCAGGTTGCATTGTGTATGTGACATCCATGAAGGCGGGGGGAGAatgagtaaaacaaaaacaaaaaattaaactcGGCATGGCCACAGAGCTGTATAACGGCTTATTGAGGAGTGCCTGTCTGACCGctgttcactctctctcttgcagCCTGTGGTGAAGTTGCTGTATAACAGGAGCAACAACAAATACTCCTACACCAGGTAACCCTGAGATCTTACGCAACAAGACCTTTACTGCTGTTTGTAATGACTTGCAGGTGTGCGTGGCAGCTGAGACAACACTGGCGCTTTAACAATGACTTCTCTCTCACACGGACAAAGCAGGTCTGGGAAGCTTTCTGTCGCTTCATTCCAGAATAGGAACAAAAGCTGGATTTGaatgtacatttatatatacatgtccCTCTCTGCCCCGTTCTTAATGGATCCTCGTGTTTTCACACCTCAAGCAACTCGGACGACCACCTGCTGAAGAACATCGAGCTGTTCGACAAGCTGTCCTTGAGGTACAACGGCCGCATCCTCTTTATGAAGGACGTGATCGGGGACGAGATCTGTTGCTGGTCTTTCTACGGGCAGGGCCGCAAGCTGGCCGAGGTGTGCTGCACCTCCATCGTCTACGCCACCGAGAAGAAGCAGACCAAGGTAGGGGCAGAGGCGTGGGCTTGTCCCTGTGGAGGAGATGGCTGAAAGCAAATGAATCATAATATTGGAAAAAGGAAAGaccaaaactaaactaaaacatcAGCCATTATGTAGAAACTGatccatttctttcttctttgtaacccccaccccctcctcgtCCGTCTGCGTTCAGGTGGAGTTTCCAGAGGCGCGGATCTACGAGGAGACCCTGAACGCCCTGCTGTACGAGACGCTGCCGGTCCCGGACAACTCCCTACTGGAAGCCACAAGCCGGCGGGCGCACTGGGGTCCCCACGGTGAGGACGAGGACGGCCCGGAGCCCAGGGAGCGCGTGCGGCGCATCCATGTCAAGAGATACAGCACCTACGACGACCGGCCTCTCGGACACTAGCCCCGACACAgagacccagagagagagaggtggtgggggtgggggtgggggtggtggttgTGGTGGGGATACAGAATCTGAGAGAGGCAGAAGAAGCAGAGAAGATAAAGGGGATATGGTCCAGCAGCTTGCACTCCTTTTCTCAGTTGACCCACAAGAGACTATAGACACTGCTGAGGAGGAGATCACATCAAAGACTTTGACTTCCTGCCTCCTGTGGTTAAAGGTGGCAGCTGTGAAGCAAGGCAGGAGATGTCACCTCAGAGTGACTCCTGGAAAGACAAATGCAGGCGTAGAGGAATAAAAAGAAAGTCCCCTCTGAAACAGATATGTGCCAGAGGCGTGTAGCGTCTGGAGCGTCGGGATGGTTTCCTCAGGCAGACACTTTATGAACTATGTGTCGGGCGCCGTCTCTTCTTAGAGGTGTTCTGCAGTTTGAAAGACTGCTGTCAGCTCACCAGTGGGCCATCCTGAGGGGCTTATTTTGTCAGTAGCGGTGACTCTTAATGTAAAACTGTGAAACAGATATGCTATCACTCACCTGCCCTGGAAGGCGCATCACCCTGCTCTCCTccgtgatctctctctctctctctctctcctccaagTCTGTCTTTCCCAGTGAATTGCGCTCGCCCAAAGACCCTAAACACACCCGTGTGGGGCAAAGAACATCACGGAAGAGAGCACGAAGCAGAATTTTGTTTGAATATCTTGCACCGGGAAAGAAATTCACACCCTTCGTTCAAGGCAAGCGCGGGAATCTTTGGATCTAACAATTCATGACACGCGAGTCCTCATATATACCGTTCAGTGAAACtgctgagagctcagttggagaGAAATTTAGAAGACCTTGGATTTGCTGGGGACCTCTGACAGATCTCCATTGATGCTGCATTACCTGAGAGAGCACAGCAGCCTGAACTGTGGGACCCCAGTGTTTGATTAGACGACGCCTCATTCTGACCGCCACCTTCCACATTTTAGCCGGACATTTTCAAGTGAATGTGTGTTTAAGTGGTCCATACAGCGTCAGTCCATgatcttaaaacatttaatcagaAGTGCAAAGGTGTAGAGACTTGAATGAATCTTGAAGtgcttttgtttgtgttcttAACATGCGGTGAGCATCctgattttaaacagatttTTAAATTACTAGACAAActaacttaatttttttttctcttgtaaatatttctttctctttttaacATATTTGGAATGCTCCTTCGCAAATTTTATAACACTAATTAGCTTGgtatgctttttttcttttttctttttggatcCACACAATATTTTCACTTCCTTTTTAAGACGACTGATTCACCTGAACTTTTCTGTTCATATAAACTGATTTATCTTTCTGATGGTCTTTCTGAAGCAGACCTCAAATGATTTATCCTCAGTGTTTATCCTCATCCTCTACTAGTGAACCTGTCCTAATCGTCTGAGAAAGCCCCCCCACATTCAGATATAATCAGAAGTGCCTTTTCAATACGTCTTCTTGTCACGCCATCAGTACTGGTTTCCTATGACAAGAGTGAATTGATGTAAGCTTTGCTGTTTTAGGTGATTAGATTCTGTGGCTGGTGTGTCTGATAAGGAGTCCGTTACCCTATCAGAAGCAATCATTTGCTAACATGAGTCTTCTCAGCCTATCAGCTGCCATCCTTCCCTAATAATTGGAATCAGCCAATCTACTGTACGTCCCCCACCCAAGATAAGGAATTTTATTGGCctaaaattgtgttttatgaGACTGGTTGACCTATACAATTGCACTTTATGCCAGAACGAGACTTGTTTCACTATGGACACGTGTCGCACCCGGATACGGCTGATACATTCATTACACCCGGATACATTCATTAGATTAATTGCACTGAAATATTTGACATGTTCTCGTATAAAAAGCCTATCGTAGCAGATGGCACAAAAGGGTGTTTCCACTAATCACAGGGAATATTGAACTGCTCTGTTATTGTTTCttaagagacacacacacatatacatgtgtAAATAATATCAAATTGATACATCTTAATTATTGAGTAATTGATTTCTCGTAAACTCTCATGGGTACATCAGCAAGCCAAAGACAATGGACTTTAATGAgggaaaattatatatttttaagattttatttctgAACTCTTACCTAGACAACCCTACATGTTTTGGTGAACGTTATTTGTACTCTGgattgtgtttgtaatttagtgttgtttttaacagctttttaagtgttttaaacCTCTCACTGAATAACTAATTCATTTGGAACCCAGCACCGCTAGAATAATGATGTTTTCTATGCAGTCTTTTGTCGTGCCTATTTTTCATGAtggttttcaataaaataatttaaaatgaggTCACGCTGTGTCTTGGGTGTTGTTACATTGTCTCTGTTATTATCTGGCAATGAACACTTACATCAGGCTGGAATTGTTATGTTTCACAGCAATGTGTGGGTTCagcactgaaaaacattttgctgTCCTACGCAAATCGTTCTCGATTAGGCACAGATTTGAGAAgggttttattttagtatttaattTCAGCGGCTGTAATTGTAGTAATCCGGCACTGGGGGGCGTACGGAGCGCCCTGGCGTGAGCAGCGTGGCAGTGAGGCGGAATGAGAGCCCGGTGACGTAATGCTACGCGTTCATTTTACTGCAGCCTGACGTCACTGACCACAGGCGTGAGGTCCTGTGTCTGATTAAGGGCATGCGTGTGTCGTGTTTATTATATTGTATCAATGTCAGCAATGGAAATGCACGATTGCTGAATGGGTTCGACtgtattatttccatttccatacACCTGGTGATATGCTACTTTTTaactatgaaaacaaaaacgaaTTCATGTTTTAAATCCAAGTTTACTGCCATTCCATACATTGCTGATGTACACGTTTATTAATCACTGGTTTAAACAACTGTTGACAACTCGGATGATTTCAAAAACGTGTGTGTAGCAATATTATTGCACTTCGGGGCTGTTTTTGTATTGACTGCTAATGATTTGTAGTGTTAGTAAACCGTACACTGAACAAACATTGATCCATGCATGGACGCAGTGGCATCGGttgg
This sequence is a window from Amia ocellicauda isolate fAmiCal2 chromosome 22, fAmiCal2.hap1, whole genome shotgun sequence. Protein-coding genes within it:
- the tnfaip1 gene encoding BTB/POZ domain-containing adapter for CUL3-mediated RhoA degradation protein 2; the protein is MSGESCLSQLCPPAAPASPASAPKVKTCSLRGAGGLGSKYVRLNVGGALFYTTVQVLTRQDTMLKAMFSGRMEVFTDKDGWILIDRCGKHFSEILGYLRDASVALPKSRQAIHELMAEAKYYLIQGLVDMCQNALQEKKEQAMCVIPVVTSLKEEERLIQACSKPVVKLLYNRSNNKYSYTSNSDDHLLKNIELFDKLSLRYNGRILFMKDVIGDEICCWSFYGQGRKLAEVCCTSIVYATEKKQTKVEFPEARIYEETLNALLYETLPVPDNSLLEATSRRAHWGPHGEDEDGPEPRERVRRIHVKRYSTYDDRPLGH